A genome region from Sphaeramia orbicularis chromosome 19, fSphaOr1.1, whole genome shotgun sequence includes the following:
- the ghdc gene encoding GH3 domain-containing protein: MVRLKSVFRMAVSRFHIDLALCFAVLCVAVAIIEQNQAMPRPLLAAVAVCSSAGMAFIWRDISSKIKSENRTLSSLLSQYVAGKAIGWLGRRQRKKLEADTVNVKRVQEETLLMRLRKHADTCYGKQYDFSLIKDCHDFRARHPVTTYEHYKELIRRIAAGEEKVIIAEKPLILAMTSGTSGSSAMLLSTKDTNTEFFLQGVTVCVDAMQQAFPASNSLQRTTKFFYTPILRQSEAGIPIGPNSSTPASSRHMLNLYTTPAPAFEVKSEKDTLYLHLLFALKDPTVGTLESNFASTIFYAFSALQERWQELVEDIEQGKVSSALDLDPTVRARLEALMKPDPERAAQLRVHFQDGFQGIGRRLWPYLHLVLAVDSGSNQIYGEMLRENYCEGVPFYSPFYAATEGLIGVNLWPLESSRRYLLCPRSMFCEFVPENSLDEEQPHTLLMDEVKEGCSYELVITNASGLFRYRIGDVVKVVGFRNQCPIVEFQYRRGQMLSVRGEKISEHLFLGALKKAVAQWPGAQLVDYCCAESGILGDSIGGSDPHYQVFIELKGVRNLTEEQRYKLDICLQQDSAVYKSFRIKGSIGPMRVQLVAHGAFKELSKQMMASSNTSPNTFKMHRVLRKKEYADFLLQKTVS; encoded by the exons ATGGTAAGGTTAAAATCCGTATTCAGGATGGCTGTGTCTAGGTTTCACATTGATTTGGCGCTGTGTTTTGCGGTTTTATGTGTTGCCGTCGCCATCATCGAACAGAATCAGG CGATGCCGCGTCCTCTGCTCGCCGCCGTCGCCGTCTGTTCCTCGGCCGGGATGGCGTTCATCTGGAGGGATATCAGCTCCAAGATTAAAAGCGAAAACCGGACTTTAAGCAGTTTACTCAGCCAGTATGTGGCGGGGAAGGCAATAGGCTGGCTCGGCAGACGGCAGAGGAAGAAACTGGAAGCCGACACGGTCAATGTGAAGCGAGTCCAAGAGGAGACTCTGCTGATGCGCCTGCGCAAACACGCAGACACATGTTATGGAAAACAGTATGACTTCAGTTTAATTAAAG ACTGTCATGACTTTCGTGCTCGTCACCCTGTCACCACATATGAGCACTACAAGGAGCTGATCAGGCGAATCGCAGCTGGAGAGGAAAAGGTGATAATCGCTGAGAAACCACTGATCTTGGCCATGACCTCTGGGACATCAGGGTCCAGTGCCATGCTCCTCAGCACTAAGGACACCAATACTGAGTTCTTCCTACAG GGAGTGACAGTGTGTGTAGATGCGATGCAGCAGGCCTTCCCTGCTAGCAACAGCCTCCAACGCACCACCAAGTTCTTCTACACACCTATTCTCCGCCAATCAGAGGCCGGCATTCCTATTGGACCCAACTCCTCCACACCAGCATCCTCTCGCCACATGCTCAACCTGTACACCACCCCAGCACCCGCCTTTGAG GTTAAGAGTGAAAAGGACACTCTGTACTTGCATCTGCTCTTCGCTCTGAAAGATCCCACTGTGGGAACGCTGGAGTCCAACTTTGCTTCCACCATCTTTTATGCTTTCAGTGCCTTACAG GAGCGCTGGCAGGAGCTTGTGGAGGACATCGAACAAGGTAAGGTCAGCAGTGCCCTGGATCTGGACCCCACAGTGAGGGCCAGACTGGAAGCTCTGATGAAGCCAGATCCGGAGAGGGCTGCCCAGCTCCGGGTGCACTTCCAGGATGGCTTCCAGGGGATCGGAAGGCGCCTTTGGCCCTACCTTCATCTGGTGCTGGCAGTGGATTCAGGCTCCAATCAGATATATGGGGAAATGCTGAGGGAGAACTACTGTGAAGGAGTACCTTTCTACTCGCCTTTCTACGCTGCTACTGAAG GTCTGATAGGGGTGAACCTGTGGCCTCTGGAGTCCTCCAGACGCTACCTGCTGTGTCCTCGGTCCATGTTCTGTGAGTTTGTGCCGGAGAACAGCCTGGACGAGGAGCAGCCTCACACTCTGCTGATGGATGAGGTGAAGGAGGGATGCAGCTATGAACTCGTCATCACAAATGCTTCAGGACTCTTCAG aTATCGCATTGGAGATGTGGTGAAGGTCGTTGGATTTCGCAATCAGTGTCCCATTGTTGAGTTTCAGTACAG ACGGGGTCAGATGCTGAGTGTTCGAGGGGAGAAAATATCTGAGCATTTGTTCCTGGGGGCTTTGAAGAAGGCTGTCGCTCAGTGGCCTGGAGCTCAGCTTGTCGACTATTGCTGTGCAGAGAGTGGCATTCTGG GGGATTCAATAGGTGGCTCAGATCCTCATTACCAGGTCTTTATAGAGCTTAAGGGGGTGAGGAACCTCACAGAGGAACAGCGATACAAG TTGGACATCTGTCTTCAGCAGGACTCGGCTGTCTATAAGTCGTTCCGTATCAAGGGCAGCATTGGACCGATGAGGGTGCAGCTGGTAGCACATGGTGCTTTTAAGGAGCTCAGCAAGCAGATGATGGCCTCTTCTAACACCTCACCCAACACCTTCAAAATGCACCGTGTACTGCGCAAGAAAGAATATGCTGACTTCCTCCTGCAGAAAACAGTTTCCTGA